The Alphaproteobacteria bacterium genome includes the window GTGGTTCGGCATTTTGGTGACCATGGCCAAGTATCTGCAAGTGTTAGGTTTTGTTGATTGGTTTAGCGGAAGTGTTGGGGGGATGATTAAGGGTTACGATTGGGAGCTGGTATTCCTTGGGATCGTTCTCATCTATTTTTATAGCCATTACTTCTTTGCCAGCAATACAGCCCACGTTGGAGCGATGTATGCCGCCTTCTTGGCTGTTTCCCTTACGGCAGGGACACCACCGCTTCTGGCTGCCCTTGTGCTCGGCTTTTGTTCCAACCTATTTTCCTCGATGACCCACTACGGATCAACCGCCAACGTTGTTCTCTATGGGTCCGGCTATGTGCCCCTTGGCACTTGGTGGGGCTTGGGTTTCATGGTGAGTATTGTCAACCTGATCATTTGGCTTGGCGCCGGCGCTGTGTGGTGGAAGGTCTTAGGGTTATGGTAGAATGTTGTTTGTAGACGAGGGGAGTGAATTTGGGGGAGCAATTTCTTCAAAATGGCGAAGCGTTACGTAAGCAACAAAGTTCACAGCAATACCAACAATAGCTGCGTCAAAATTTTCTGAAGAACCAATAAGGAAAGACCAAGACAGCATGCCAAACACACCTGTGACGCTGCTGACCCAAAATGTTCGAGGGCTTGCTTTATACCCCATAATTCCGCCAACCAGGGGAACCAAAATAAGCGGTGTCCAAAAATTATATGCATATAAGAGGGCATCAACCGCACTTTCACATCTCATTGCAAAAAACCCTCCCCCTGCTCCCATCACAAAGGTAGCACATCGGGTAAGCCAAAGCTCTGACCTTTCCGTAAAAGGTTTTTGACGAAAAGGCTTCCAGAAATCATGGATAACAGAAACAGCAGCAGCATTCAAAAACGAGTCAGCTGAAGACATTAGTATTGCCATGACACCAACGATGGCAAGTCCTTTCAGGCCAACAGGCATCACGGTTTGGATAACATGAGGAAGGGAAAGATTTGCATTGAGATCAGGGGCAATCACAACAGCAATAAGACCAATAAAGCCAATGATAAAGAAAAAGGGAATAGAGATTAAGCCACTTAAGAACGTTCCACGGACTGTGTCTTGCACGGTTCGCCCAATTAATAAACGTTGTACATAAGGCGGAACCAACGTTTCACCAAAGAAGAAAGTCAAAAACCACCCTAGCAAAGTCAGAGAGGACATCGAGGTCAACATGCTTCCATGGGACTCAGGAAGTTTGTCCCATAACGCCTCAAGGCCGCCCACATAATGGAGCCCGAAAAAAGCGACAGGAGGCAAAGTCAGCGCTAGGACGCAAAAATGCACGGTGTCATTGATCACGATGGATCGCATCCCCCCCAAGGTGGAATAGAGGATGACGACTATGGAACCAACCAATATACCTAAGAATGGAGAAATCCCCAAAAGCACGTGAGTGACGTAACCAAACGCGCAGAATTGTGCTCCAGCAACACCAGTACATACCAAGGCTCCTGCGATTCCTGTAAATATTTTAGCATTTTGACCATAGAGCTGACCCATGATGTCCCCTACAGACATCTTTTTTTGAAAAATCCCCATACGAGGGGCAATGAAACGAGCAA containing:
- a CDS encoding sodium:solute symporter family protein, which translates into the protein MNFSTLDLAFFWAYLLIILGVGIRASRSVKNLQDYSIGGRSYSGFFVFTTLSASFIGGGLSIGLSEKVFTLGLTYVLAVWGFSLKEILIARFIAPRMGIFQKKMSVGDIMGQLYGQNAKIFTGIAGALVCTGVAGAQFCAFGYVTHVLLGISPFLGILVGSIVVILYSTLGGMRSIVINDTVHFCVLALTLPPVAFFGLHYVGGLEALWDKLPESHGSMLTSMSSLTLLGWFLTFFFGETLVPPYVQRLLIGRTVQDTVRGTFLSGLISIPFFFIIGFIGLIAVVIAPDLNANLSLPHVIQTVMPVGLKGLAIVGVMAILMSSADSFLNAAAVSVIHDFWKPFRQKPFTERSELWLTRCATFVMGAGGGFFAMRCESAVDALLYAYNFWTPLILVPLVGGIMGYKASPRTFWVSSVTGVFGMLSWSFLIGSSENFDAAIVGIAVNFVAYVTLRHFEEIAPPNSLPSSTNNILP